Part of the Bernardetia sp. genome is shown below.
TCAAATGTCCATTCTTAATTTTTAATTGTTCATTTATTTATGTCTTTTCCTCTCATTAAAGTTTGTGGAATGCGTGATGCTCAAAATATTGAGCAAATAGCTTCTCTTTGTCCTGATTTTATTGGATTTATTTTTTATCCTCGTTCGAAGCGTTATGTTCGTCAGTCAGACCTAAATGCAGAAGATTTAGATACCTTATTGCCTAAAAATTTGCCTACTTCTATCAAAAGAGTAGGCGTTTTTGTTGAATCTACCGATGCAGAGGTAGAGCGTATTGCTTGCCAGTGGAAACTAGATTATGTCCAGCTTCATAGTAAGGAATCGCCAGCATTTTGTAAAAAATTGAAGGATAAAGGACTTAAAGTGATAAAAGTATTTTCAGTAGGAAAAGAAGGAATTTCATTGCCTTTGATGAGAGAATATGAAGGTGTGGTAGATTATTTTTTATTTGATACACAAACATCAGATTATGGAGGAAGTGGAAATAAATTTGACTGGAATGTATTGAAAACATACGATTTAAAAACACCTTTTATGCTTAGTGGAGGAATTTCACTAGACGATGTAGAACAATTGAGAGGACATATTCATCATCATTGTATAGGTTTTGATATAAATAGTAAGTTTGAGACTGCTCCTGCTCAAAAGAATGCGAATTTAATACAAGAGTTTATAACCTTAATGAGAAAAGCATAAGGTCATAACAATACTATTTGACTTCGTACAAACGAATCGTAGTGCTATCTTGTAATTGTTTTTGCCACAAATCGTAAGAGGCTGAAAAATTTAAGCCCAAATATTGACTGTGTTCTACATATAAAAACGGGTCGGAAAGGGTTGGTTCTTTCCATTCTTTTATGAGTTTGTATTTTTCCTTATACTGATTTCTGACAGAATATTTTACTTTTTTATCATTCATAATTTTCTCTGCTTCCAAACAATCATCTGCAAGTACACAGTAATCATCAGTTAAGATATAAAGAGTAGAATCTAAGCTACTATTTTCCTTGTCAAAATCTTGTGGAAGTTTGGCATACTTTATATTTGACTTCTCTAAAAACGGAACAGGCTGTAATGTTCCTTTCAGATATACTTTTGAAATAGTATTCTCCATTAAATAATTACTGACCTCATTATATGAAGTAGCAGAATAAGCATAAATATGTGTCATTACGAGCCAGCAGTTGTAGAAAATGCCCAAGAAAAGTAACCATTTTCCTAATTTATTGAGAAGGTCGCCAAATAGAAATGCCCAAGCTGAAAAAGAGTAAGACAATATCAAAACTATAATCCAAATACGAGGAGCTTTTTCTAAAAATAGCGTAGGAAGTGCAATAGAAACGAGCAATACACTCCAAAAAATAACTTTTTGATTAACTAACTCATTCCAATCAAATGAAAGGTTTTTCTTACTTTCTTTGCGTTTTAGAAAGGTTTTGATGATAGAAAATATAGTCATTCCCACCCCTATCCATACAAAAGGATTTTCGAAGTAGAAAATGTACTTGAAATAATAGAACAAATCAAATT
Proteins encoded:
- a CDS encoding phosphoribosylanthranilate isomerase, encoding MSFPLIKVCGMRDAQNIEQIASLCPDFIGFIFYPRSKRYVRQSDLNAEDLDTLLPKNLPTSIKRVGVFVESTDAEVERIACQWKLDYVQLHSKESPAFCKKLKDKGLKVIKVFSVGKEGISLPLMREYEGVVDYFLFDTQTSDYGGSGNKFDWNVLKTYDLKTPFMLSGGISLDDVEQLRGHIHHHCIGFDINSKFETAPAQKNANLIQEFITLMRKA
- a CDS encoding ArnT family glycosyltransferase, whose product is MNIKNYIWLLFAFVFLFTLRFFRLAELGLHDYDAITNFLAAQNIVEGDFSMLFHHAAPFLHLFDAFFYFAFQNTNNPYTFTVYAEASLQIIAILFLCSVLKKDWKFSSTAAFFLAIFVGSSPLLVYSGRCLTIDNGSLLFIFLALNEFKKFVFDDSQKVKNFIYISVYFAIAFGFNYKSVLILPFIFGYLLYQYSILETIKKLAIFGFINALFVGLWTVVGWILIGKWTAYLGNLYYLIFEAHQREATGEAWIEFDLFYYFKYIFYFENPFVWIGVGMTIFSIIKTFLKRKESKKNLSFDWNELVNQKVIFWSVLLVSIALPTLFLEKAPRIWIIVLILSYSFSAWAFLFGDLLNKLGKWLLFLGIFYNCWLVMTHIYAYSATSYNEVSNYLMENTISKVYLKGTLQPVPFLEKSNIKYAKLPQDFDKENSSLDSTLYILTDDYCVLADDCLEAEKIMNDKKVKYSVRNQYKEKYKLIKEWKEPTLSDPFLYVEHSQYLGLNFSASYDLWQKQLQDSTTIRLYEVK